In the Fimbriiglobus ruber genome, TACCTCTCCCGGTGCCCGTGTTTCGTGGGCGAGTATGGATCAGGATACACGTGCAGGAGCAAGGTTTTTTGGGGTTTCTGCGCCTCGTTCCCAGGATTCCAGATCAAGCATGAACCAGGACACGAGTGCGGGCGAGAGGTCCGGTCGCCTCTTTCCATGGCGCGTTAAGGATGGCAAGCAAACCGTCCTGCCCGGAACATCTCGATCGGCAGCGCCGTCCGGCCTGCGTCGGCCAGGTCCGCGAGGACTTCGCCGACCGCGGAAGCGAACTTGAAGCCGTGCCCCGAGAATCCGGCCGCCACCGCTACTTGCCGGTGGTGCGGGTGGAGGTCGATGACGAAATGCCGGTCGGGCGTGAGCGTGTACATGCAGACTTCGGTGTGCGTCCGCGGGCCGTCGGCGGCGGGAAGATACTCGCGGAAGAACGCACGGACCGCCGTGTCGTCGTCCGACCGCGGCGACCATTCGATTTCATCGGGGTCGCGGAGTTCGGGAGCTGCGTAGTGCTGTGCGGCTTTGTGCCCGCGGGAGTCGATGGCGGGGAGGCCGTAGAACGCGCCGGTCGGGGTTTCTGCCAGGTAGACGGGGAACACATCGCGACGGAACAGGGTGGCGTCGGTCGGTGCGAACCAGAGCAGTACCTGTCGCATCACGGAGAGCGGCACGCCGATATCAGCGAGAAGTTGCGTTGCCCACGCCCCGGCAGTGACCACCAACCGGGCGGCGTGGTAGGTCGTGCGTGCCGTCCGCACTTCGACTGTGTCACCAACTACTTTCCATCCGACGACAGGTTCTTCGGCGTGGACCGTCGCACCCAACGCAAGTGCGGCGTCGATATGGGCGCGAACGCAATCTTCGACGTAAAGGAATCCGGCTCCCGATTCCAAAATGCCCACGTTCCCGTCCGGGATGCGAAACGCCGGGTAGGTGTGGTTGATTTCCGCGGCCGTCAGCTCGGCTACACTCAACCCGTGTTCGCGGGCCGACGCGCGGACGCCTTGGACGAGTCCCCCATCCGGCGGGCCGATGTTGAGGCACCCGCATTCCGTCAGCAGGTGCCGCCCCGTCGTTTGCTCCAGGTCGTACCACCGCTGGTATGCCCGGCGCACGAGGGGCACGTAACTCGGGTGTTCGTAGTAAGCCTGCCGGATCACGCGGGTGTGGCCGTGGGAGCTGCCGCGCGAGTGGACGAGGGGGTATTGCTCCAGACCGAGTACCCGACGCCCGCGCCGCGCGAGTTCGTACAAGGCCGCGGAACCCATCCCGCCGACTCCGAGTACGATCGCGTCATAAGTGGCGGTCATGGTGTTGGTCGCTGAGTGGCGTGATTTCTGAATGAAATTTTTGCGTTTTTCGCGGGCGATGCAAGCGCGGCAAACGAAAACACCCGCGGGCGGCGCTCGAAGCGCCGCCCGCGGGTGTGGAAACTGGTCGGCGAACGGTCACGCCGACCGAATCACGCGCACCCGGGCGGCCAGGGTGCAGACTCCGAGCAGACCGAGAATCAGACCGGCCGGAGCCGGAACGCCCGGAATGTCGCGGATGGTGATCTGCTCCTGATACCCGGCCGACGCCAGTCCCACGAGTTCTTGGCCCGCGTACAGCGGGTTGTTCGTGAACTGGGTCGTGTCGCCGGTCAACGTACTCAACCACTGGGTCGCCAGAGCCACGGCGGGGTCGGTCAACGAAGCCCCGAACACGTTGAGGTTCCCCGTCGTCAGGTCGGTGCTACCGACCGGATCGTAGAGGATCTTCCACACGTCGAGTTGGAACGCCGCGGCCCCGACGGCTGTGTTCGTGAACTGGTCGTACCGGCCCCAAAGTTCGGTCAGGTAATTCGCGATCGCGGTTTGCTGGGCCGGAGTGTTGACACCGTTGCCACGGGGTTGTTGCTGCACGTCCGCGAGACCCGTCAGCGGGACCACGTTGTACGGCACCGAGACGGTCGGGTCGGGGTAGACGTTCGTGAAGATCTGCGTGCAGAACGACGTCAACGTCGAGCCGAAGCCCGTGGCGGTTCCGCCCGTGACGTTGAACTGCATTGCCCCGGTCGGCATCGTGGCAAACGTGCCGGAATACGCGTGGATGTACAAGTCCTCGCGCGGGGTCGTATCCTGAAACGCCAACAAAACGGTGTCAGCCCGGGCTGAGCCGGCCGTGCCGACAACGAACGCGGTTATCGCAGCGACGACCCATCGGAGCGTGGTCGCGGTCATGAAGACCTCCTTGGTCAAAACGTTGGCAGGTCGGGTGTGGGCCGTTCGGTTCGCACCGATTGAGGCAATCAGCACCGGCTGTGCCACCATCCATTTCCGCCTATTGTAAAGATTACCCGAACCCGTGTCATGGCCAACTGATTCGAATGGGAGATGTGAACACGATCTCCATAGAATTTTCAAGTTCAGAATTGGCAATACCTTCGGGCGTATCCAAAAATTATCGAAAAACGACGCGAGTTGATCAAAATGGAGAAGATACGCTAACGAATCGCAACACGTTCTCCGTTGTCTGGCCTGAAATTTCCCCTTCCTTGAAACCAATCCTCTCATCCGGCTTTAAGCCTTGTGCCCGCGGGGCAAGCCCATTTCCCCTTCCTACAATAGCACCCGCCGCCAATCTCCATCCGCGAGGGTCAGAACGTGACCGCTTTTCGCTTCGAATCCGACAGCATGGGCAAAATCCGGGTACCCGCTGACCGGTACTACGGCGCACAGACCGCGCGATCTCTGGTCCACTTCGCCATCGGCACGGACATCATGCCCCGCTCGGTCATTCGGGCGTTCGGCATTCTCAAGAAAGCGGCTGCGGTCGCCAACCGCGATCTCGGGCTGTTCAAGGACAAGCCCGGAGTCCAAATTCCGGCGGCCCAGAAGGTCGAGTTGATTCTCATGGCGGCGGACGAAGTCATCGCTGGCGGCCTCGACGACCATTTCCCGCTCCGCGTGTGGCAGACCGGGAGCGGGACGCAGACGAACATGAACGCCAACGAGGTCATCGCGAACCGCGCGATCGCCCTCGCGGGTGGCGAACTCGGGAACAAGGACGTCGTCCACCCGAACGACGACGTAAACATGTCCCAGTCGTCGAACGACACGTTCCCCACGGCGATGCACATCGCCGCGGCCGAGGAACTCGTTCACAAACTGGTCCCCAGCGTGACCGCTCTTCGCGACGTGTTAGCCAAGAAAGCCGAGGCATTCAAGGCGATCGTCAAGATCGGCCGCACCCACTTGATGGACGCGGTTCCGCTCACGCTGGGTCAGGAGTTCGGCGGGTACGTCGCCCAGCTCGACTACGGCCTCGCCGCGGTCGCCCATTCACTGCCGGCGGTGTACGAACTGGCTCT is a window encoding:
- the solA gene encoding N-methyl-L-tryptophan oxidase; its protein translation is MTATYDAIVLGVGGMGSAALYELARRGRRVLGLEQYPLVHSRGSSHGHTRVIRQAYYEHPSYVPLVRRAYQRWYDLEQTTGRHLLTECGCLNIGPPDGGLVQGVRASAREHGLSVAELTAAEINHTYPAFRIPDGNVGILESGAGFLYVEDCVRAHIDAALALGATVHAEEPVVGWKVVGDTVEVRTARTTYHAARLVVTAGAWATQLLADIGVPLSVMRQVLLWFAPTDATLFRRDVFPVYLAETPTGAFYGLPAIDSRGHKAAQHYAAPELRDPDEIEWSPRSDDDTAVRAFFREYLPAADGPRTHTEVCMYTLTPDRHFVIDLHPHHRQVAVAAGFSGHGFKFASAVGEVLADLADAGRTALPIEMFRAGRFACHP